The following coding sequences lie in one Hippopotamus amphibius kiboko isolate mHipAmp2 chromosome 17, mHipAmp2.hap2, whole genome shotgun sequence genomic window:
- the VAT1 gene encoding synaptic vesicle membrane protein VAT-1 homolog isoform X2 yields MSAEREVAEAATVVAAAEAGAGEDAPSQLPKADAAGDAQPPAASEGPAAPSPPPLRCLVLTGFGGYDKVKLQTRPAAPPAPGTGQLTLRVKACGLNFADLMARQGLYDRLPPLPLTPGMEGAGVVIAVGEGVNDRKVGDRVMVLIRSGMWQEEVTVPSAQTFLMPEAMTFEEAAALLVNYITAYMVLFDFGNLRAGHSVLVHMAAGGVGMAAVQLCRTVENVTVFGTASASKHEVLKENGVTHPIDYHTTDYVEEIKKISPKGMANLLTGPKRNLMALARTWWNQFSVTALQLLPANRAVCGYHLGYLEGEVELVGSVVTRLIALYNQGHIKPHIDSVWPFEKVADAMRQMQEKRNVGKVLLVPGPEKEN; encoded by the exons ATGTCCGCCGAGAGAGAGGTAGCCGAGGCGGCCACCGTGGTGGCGGCAGCCGAGGCTGGGGCAGGAGAAGATGCCCCTTCGCAGCTTCCGAAGGCGGACGCAGCCGGCGACGCCCAGCCACCCGCGGCCTCCGAGGGGCCCGCCGCCCCTTCTCCGCCGCCGCTGCGCTGCCTGGTGCTCACCGGCTTCGGCGGCTACGACAAGGTGAAACTGCAGACCCGGCCggccgcgcccccggcccccgggACCGGCCAGCTGACGCTGCGCGTCAAGGCCTGCGGGCTCAACTTCGCCGACCTTATGGCCCGGCAGGGGCTGTACGACCGGCTGCCGCCGCTGCCCCTCACTCCCGGCATGGAGGGCGCGGGCGTGGTGATCGCTGTGGGAGAGGGAGTAAACGACCGCAAG GTAGGGGACCGGGTGATGGTGTTGATCCGGTCAGGCATGTGGCAGGAGGAGGTGACTGTGCCTTCAGCCCAGACCTTCCTAATGCCTGAGGCCATGACCTTTGAAGAAGCTGCTGCCTTGCTGGTTAATTATATCACAGCCTACATGGTCCTCTTTGACTTTGGCAACCTACGGGCTGGCCACAGCGTCTTGGTACACATGGCTGCAG GGGGTGTGGGCATGGCTGCTGTGCAGCTGTGCCGCACAGTGGAGAATGTGACGGTGTTCGGAACGGCCTCAGCCAGCAAGCATGAGGTGCTGAAGGAGAACGGAGTCACACACCCCATCGACTACCACACAACTGACTATGTAGAGGAGATCAAGAAGATCTCTCCCAAAG GAATGGCAAACTTGCTAACGGGCCCCAAGCGGAACCTGATGGCCCTGGCGCGCACATGGTGGAATCAGTTCAGTGTGACAGCTCTGCAGCTGCTGCCGGCCAACCGAGCTGTGTGCGGCTACCACCTGGGTTACCTGGAGGGCGAGGTGGAGCTGGTGGGCAGTGTGGTGACCCGCCTCATAGCTCTGTACAACCAGGGCCACATCAAACCCCATATTGACTCCGTGTGGCCCTTCGAGAAG GTGGCGGATGCCATGAGGCAGATGCAGGAGAAGAGGAACGTGGGCAAAGTCCTCCTGGTGCCTGGGCCGGAGAAGGAGAACTAG
- the IFI35 gene encoding interferon-induced 35 kDa protein, with amino-acid sequence MRTKRSVFQALLGKTKALQSASKTSVAVDSASLCPALKPRLLPTGPQTMLALHNLQEKQAKLKTRLQELQELKRKLRDSPQDKAPFPVPETPLVFRGHVQQGKEIAKSVVSNLRICYPLPGGSALVTFDDPNVAKQVLQQKEHEINVEGFRLRVQVQPLEVPMLTTIQVSSQMNDQRVLVSGFPAGLRLSEEELLDKLEIFFGKTKNGGGDVEMRELLQGGVMLGFAKDSVAQNLCQTGQFTVPLGKQQFPLTVSPYVSGKIQKAEVRSQLVPHSVLVLDIPDVLDGPELQDILEIHFQKPTRGGGEVEAVTVMPPGQQGLAVFTATSG; translated from the exons ATGAGAACCAAAAGGAGTGTCTTTCAGGCTCTGCTGGGGAAAACCAAAGCTCTTCAAAGTGCTAGCAAGACTTCAGTCGCGGTGGACTCTGCCTCTTTGTGCCCAGCTCTGAAGCCTCGGCTCTTGCCAACCGGACCCCAGACTATGTTG GCCCTCCACAATCTTCAGGAGAAACAGGCCAAACTAAAGACGAGGCTGCAGGAGCTGCAGGAGCTGAAAAGGAAGCTCAGGGACTCCCCCCAAGACAAG gccccattcccagtgCCTGAGACCCCCCTGGTGTTCCGAGGACACGTTCAGCAGGGCAAGGAAATAGCCAAGTCTGTGGTTTCCAACCTGCGAATCTGTTACCCTCTGCCTGGAGGCTCTGCTCTGGTCACCTTTGATGACCCCAATG TGGCCAAGCAGGTGCTGCAGCAAAAGGAGCATGAGATCAACGTGGAAGGGTTCCGACTGCGGGTGCAGGTCCAGCCCTTGGAGGTGCCCATGCTGACCACCATCCAG GTGTCCAGCCAGATGAATGACCAGAGAGTGCTGGTCAGTGGGTTTCCTGCCGGGCTCAGGCTAAGTGAGGAGGAGCTGCTGGACAAGCTGGAGATCTTCTTTGGCAAGACCAAGAACGGGGGTGGTGATGTGGAGATGCGGGAACTGCTGCAAGGGGGTGTCATGCTGGGCTTCGCTAAGGATAGCG TGGCCCAGAACCTGTGCCAGACGGGCCAGTTCACAGTGCCGCTGGGTAAGCAGCAGTTCCCTCTGACAGTCTCTCCCTACGTGAGTGGGAAGATCCAGAAGGCTGAG GTCAGGTCCCAGCTGGTGCCCCACTCGGTGCTGGTGCTCGACATTCCCGACGTCCTGGATGGCCCCGAGCTACAAGACATCCTGGAGATCCACTTCCAGAAGCCCACccgtgggggcggggaggtggaaGCCGTGACAGTCATGCCCCCAGGACAGCAGGGCCTGGCGGTCTTCACTGCCACCTCGGGCTAG
- the RND2 gene encoding rho-related GTP-binding protein RhoN produces the protein MEGQSGRCKIVVVGDAECGKTALLQVFAKDAYPGSYVPTVFENYTASFEIDKRRIELNMWDTSGSSYYDNVRPLAYPDSDAVLICFDISRPETLDSVLKKWQGETQEFCPNAKVVLVGCKLDMRTDLATLRELSKQRLIPVTHEQGTVLAKQVGAVSYVECSSRSSERSVRDVFHVATVASLGRGHRQLRRTDSRRGLQRSTPLAGRPDRGNGNGTGNEGEIHKDRAKSCNLM, from the exons ATGGAGGGGCAGAGCGGCCGCTGCAAGATCGTGGTGGTGGGGGACGCTGAGTGCGGCAAGACGGCGCTGCTGCAGGTGTTCGCCAAGGACGCCTACCCCGGG AGTTATGTCCCCACCGTGTTTGAGAACTACACTGCGAGCTTTGAGATCGACAAGCGCCGCATTGAGCTCAACATGTGGGACACTTCAG GTTCCTCTTACTATGATAACGTCCGGCCTCTGGCCTATCCTGATTCGGATGCTGTGCTCATCTGCTTTGACATTAGCCGACCAGAAACACTGGACAGTGTCCTCAAGAAG TGGCAAGGGGAGACACAGGAGTTTTGCCCCAATGCCAAGGTTGTGCTGGTTGGCTGTAAACTAGACATGCGGACCGACCTGGCCACACTGAGAGAGCTGTCCAAGCAGAGGCTTATCCCTGTTACACATGAGCAG GGCACCGTGCTGGCCAAGCAGGTGGGGGCCGTGTCCTACGTGGAGTGCTCCTCCCGCTCCTCTGAGCGCAGCGTCAGAGATGTCTTCCACGTGGCCACAGTGGCCTCCCTCGGCCGGGGCCATAGGCAGCTGCGCCGTACTGACTCACGCCGGGGACTTCAGCGATCCACTCCGCTGGCAGGACGGCCGGACCGGGGGAACGGGAATGGGACTGGGAACGAGGGCGAGATACACAAGGATAGAGCCAAGAGCTGCAACCTCATGTGA
- the RPL27 gene encoding 60S ribosomal protein L27, producing MGKFMKPGKVVLVLAGRYSGRKAVIVKNIDDGTSDRPYSHALVAGIDRYPRKVTAAMGKKKIAKRSKIKSFVKVYNYNHLMPTRYSVDIPLDKTVVNKDVFRDPALKRKARREAKVKFEERYKTGKNKWFFQKLRF from the exons ATGGGCAAGTTCATGAAACCCGGGAAGGTGGTGCTGGTCCTGGCCGGTCGCTACTCCGGACGCAAAGCGGTCATCGTGAAG AACATTGATGATGGTACCTCAGACAGACCGTACAGCCATGCTCTGGTGGCTGGAATTGATCGCTATCCCCGCAAAGTGACAGCTGCCATGGGCAAGAAGAAAATCGCCAAGAGGTCAAAGATCAAGTCTTTTGTGAAAGTTTATAATTATAATCACCTCATGCCTACCAG GTACTCTGTGGATATCCCCTTGGACAAAACTGTTGTCAACAAGGATGTCTTCAGAGACCCTGCTCTCAAACGCAAGGCCCGACGAGAGGCCAAGGTCAAGTTTGAGGAGAG aTACAAGACCGGCAAGAACAAATGGTTCTTCCAGAAGCTGCGGTTTTAG
- the VAT1 gene encoding synaptic vesicle membrane protein VAT-1 homolog isoform X1, which translates to MSAEREVAEAATVVAAAEAGAGEDAPSQLPKADAAGDAQPPAASEGPAAPSPPPLRCLVLTGFGGYDKVKLQTRPAAPPAPGTGQLTLRVKACGLNFADLMARQGLYDRLPPLPLTPGMEGAGVVIAVGEGVNDRKVGDRVMVLIRSGMWQEEVTVPSAQTFLMPEAMTFEEAAALLVNYITAYMVLFDFGNLRAGHSVLVHMAAGGVGMAAVQLCRTVENVTVFGTASASKHEVLKENGVTHPIDYHTTDYVEEIKKISPKGVDIVMDPLGGSDTAKGYNLLKPMGKVVTYGMANLLTGPKRNLMALARTWWNQFSVTALQLLPANRAVCGYHLGYLEGEVELVGSVVTRLIALYNQGHIKPHIDSVWPFEKVADAMRQMQEKRNVGKVLLVPGPEKEN; encoded by the exons ATGTCCGCCGAGAGAGAGGTAGCCGAGGCGGCCACCGTGGTGGCGGCAGCCGAGGCTGGGGCAGGAGAAGATGCCCCTTCGCAGCTTCCGAAGGCGGACGCAGCCGGCGACGCCCAGCCACCCGCGGCCTCCGAGGGGCCCGCCGCCCCTTCTCCGCCGCCGCTGCGCTGCCTGGTGCTCACCGGCTTCGGCGGCTACGACAAGGTGAAACTGCAGACCCGGCCggccgcgcccccggcccccgggACCGGCCAGCTGACGCTGCGCGTCAAGGCCTGCGGGCTCAACTTCGCCGACCTTATGGCCCGGCAGGGGCTGTACGACCGGCTGCCGCCGCTGCCCCTCACTCCCGGCATGGAGGGCGCGGGCGTGGTGATCGCTGTGGGAGAGGGAGTAAACGACCGCAAG GTAGGGGACCGGGTGATGGTGTTGATCCGGTCAGGCATGTGGCAGGAGGAGGTGACTGTGCCTTCAGCCCAGACCTTCCTAATGCCTGAGGCCATGACCTTTGAAGAAGCTGCTGCCTTGCTGGTTAATTATATCACAGCCTACATGGTCCTCTTTGACTTTGGCAACCTACGGGCTGGCCACAGCGTCTTGGTACACATGGCTGCAG GGGGTGTGGGCATGGCTGCTGTGCAGCTGTGCCGCACAGTGGAGAATGTGACGGTGTTCGGAACGGCCTCAGCCAGCAAGCATGAGGTGCTGAAGGAGAACGGAGTCACACACCCCATCGACTACCACACAACTGACTATGTAGAGGAGATCAAGAAGATCTCTCCCAAAG GAGTGGACATCGTCATGGACCCCCTGGGTGGGTCAGATACTGCCAAGGGCTACAACCTCCTGAAACCCATGGGCAAAGTAGTCACTTATG GAATGGCAAACTTGCTAACGGGCCCCAAGCGGAACCTGATGGCCCTGGCGCGCACATGGTGGAATCAGTTCAGTGTGACAGCTCTGCAGCTGCTGCCGGCCAACCGAGCTGTGTGCGGCTACCACCTGGGTTACCTGGAGGGCGAGGTGGAGCTGGTGGGCAGTGTGGTGACCCGCCTCATAGCTCTGTACAACCAGGGCCACATCAAACCCCATATTGACTCCGTGTGGCCCTTCGAGAAG GTGGCGGATGCCATGAGGCAGATGCAGGAGAAGAGGAACGTGGGCAAAGTCCTCCTGGTGCCTGGGCCGGAGAAGGAGAACTAG